A part of Vulpes lagopus strain Blue_001 chromosome 4, ASM1834538v1, whole genome shotgun sequence genomic DNA contains:
- the STOX2 gene encoding storkhead-box protein 2 isoform X8: protein MFSEGVPTPSQEILRHTLNTLVRERKIYPTPDGYFIVTPQTYFITPSLIRTNSKWYHLDERIPDRSQCTSPQPGTITPSASGCVRERTLPRNHCDSCHCCREDMHSMHASTLQRKPAKDCKDPYCPPSLCQVPPTEKSKSTVNFSYKTETLSKPKDSEKQSKKFGLKLFRLSFKKDKTKQLANFSAQFPPEEWPLRDEDTPTTIPREVEMEIIRRINPDLTVENVMRHTALMKKLEEEKAHRSKAGSSAHHSGRSKKSRTHRKSHGKSRSHSKTRVSKGDPSDGSHLDIPGDREYDFCDPLTRAPREGCFIIEHKGDNFIMHSNTNVIESHFPMTPEWDVSGELAKRRTEMPFPEPSRGSSHSKVHRSHSHTQDRRSRNERSSKAKERSRSMDNSKGPLGASSLGTPEDLAEGCSQDDQTPSQSYIDDSTLRPAQTIGHQRAHVSSTSYKEVCIPEIVSGSKEPSSACSLLEPGKPPESLPPYGELSSCPTKTATDDYFQCNTSSETVLTAPSPLGKNKEDHDTLTLAEGVKKLPLSDRQAPHSSREPVGHKEESPKGPGGGPAASGVVAEGIANGRLVQHHGAEPSSLDKRKEIFSKDTLFKPLHSTLSVNSYHKSSLSLLKSLPKTPADALPGRCEKLEPPLGTSVAPAMPGSQRQQESGGNQEASFDYYNVSDDDDSEEGANKNTDEEKNRDDVGTMQWLLEREKERDLQRKFEKNLTLLAPKETDSGSNQRATHSARLDSIDSSSITVDSGFNSPRTRESLASNTSSIVESNRRQNATLSPVHGGAGPAFSFRASTDPATNEAEKLQKPSNCLQASVTSV, encoded by the exons ATGTTCTCTGAAG GTGTTCCCACCCCAAGCCAAGAAATTCTACGGCACACGCTGAACACGCTGGTGCGGGAGAGGAAGATCTACCCAACTCCGGATGGCTATTTCATCGTGACCCCACAGACTTATTTCATTACTCCTTCTCTCATAAGAACTAACAGTAAATGGTACCATTTGGACGAGAGGATACCTGACAGGTCTCAGTGTACCTCTCCACAGCCCGGAACCATAACGCCCTCTGCCTCAGGCTGCGTCAGGGAAAGAACATTGCCCAGAAACCACTGCGACTCTTGCCACTGCTGCAGAGAAGACATGCACAGCATGCATGCTTCCACTCTGCAGAGAAAACCTGCCAAGGACTGCAAAGACCCCTATTGCCCTCCTTCACTATGCCAGGTGCCACCCACTGAAAAGAGCAAAAGTACTGTAAACTTTTCTTACAAGACAGAAACTCTCTCAAAACCTAAAGATAGTGAAAAGCAGTCCAAAAAATTTGGGCTCAAGTTATTCCggctaagttttaaaaaagacaagaccAAACAGCTCGCCAACTTCTCTGCCCAGTTTCCTCCTGAGGAGTGGCCCCTGCGAGATGAAGACACACCAACTACCATCCCTAGGGAAGTCGAAATGGAAATCATTAGGCGTATTAACCCGGACTTGACCGTGGAAAATGTCATGAGGCACACTGCACTAATGAAGaaacttgaagaagaaaaagcgCATCGGAGTAAAGCCGGGTCCTCTGCCCATCACAGTGGAAGAAGTAAAAAGAGTAGGACTCATCGGAAGTCCCATGGAAAGTCTCGGTCACACAGCAAAACACGAGTGTCTAAAGGAGACCCTTCGGATGGTTCTCATCTGGATATCCCAGGTGACAGAGAGTATGACTTTTGTGACCCTCTTACCAGGGCACCCAGGGAGGGCTGCTTCATCATTGAACACAAGGGAGATAACTTCATCATGCATAGCAACACGAACGTGATTGAGTCTCATTTCCCCATGACACCAGAATGGGATGTGTCTGGAGAACTGGCCAAAAGGAGAACTGAGATGCCTTTTCCTGAACCTTCCAGGGGAAGCTCCCACTCAAAAGTGCACCGAAGCCACAGCCATACCCAGGACCGAAGGTCCAGGAATGAGAGATCGAGCAAAGCCAAGGAGAGATCCAGATCAATGGATAACTCAAAGGGCCCTCTGGGTGCTTCTTCTCTAGGGACACCTGAAGACCTGGCTGAAGGCTGTAGCCAAGATGACCAAACCCCCAGCCAATCCTACATTGACGACAGTACTTTAAGGCCTGCACAAACAATTGGTCATCAAAGGGCTCATGTTTCATCCACAAGTTATAAAGAGGTGTGTATTCCAGAAATCGTCAGTGGCAGCAAGGAGCCTTCCAGTGCTTGTAGCCTTTTGGAGCCAGGCAAACCACCTGAGAGTTTGCCACCCTACGGGGAACTCAGCTCTTGTCCGACAAAAACAGCGACAGATGACTATTTCCAGTGCAACACCTCCAGTGAGACGGTCCTCACGGCCCCATCACCTCTGGGAAAAAACAAAGAGGATCATGACACTCTGACTCTGGCAGAAGGGGTGAAAAAGCTGCCTCTGTCTGATAGGCAGGCCCCACATTCTTCCAGAGAGCCTGTAGGGCACAAGGAGGAGTCACCAAAAGGGCCAGGTGGGGGCCCAGCTGCCTCGGGCGTGGTGGCAGAAGGGATTGCCAATGGACGCCTCGTCCAGCACCACGGCGCCGAGCCCAGCAGCCTGgacaagaggaaagaaatattcaGCAAAGACACACTGTTCAAACCTCTTCACAGCACCTTGTCTGTAAACAGCTACCACAAATCGAGCCTGTCCCTCCTCAAATCTCTCCCGAAGACACCTGCCGACGCACTGCCAGGCCGATGTGAGAAACTGGAGCCGCCCCTGGGGACCTCGGTGGCACCAGCCATGCCTGGTTCCCAGCGTCAGCAGGAGTCAGGGGGGAACCAGGAAGCCTCTTTTGACTATTACAATGTCTCTGACGACGACGACTCCGAGGAAGGGGCGAACAAAAACACGGACgaggagaaaaacagagatgaCGTAGGCACCATGCAGTGGCTCcttgagagggagaaggaaagagacttacagaggaaatttgaaaagaacCTCACCCTCCTTGCCCCAAAAGAGACCGACAGTGGCAGCAACCAGAGAGCCACCCACTCGGCACGCCTCGACAGCATAGACAGTAGCAGCATCACTGTGGACAGTGGATTCAACTCCCCACG CACTCGGGAGAGCCTGGCTTCCAACACGTCCAGCATCGTTGAAAGTAACCGTCGTCAGAATGCTACCTTGAGCCCCGTCCACGGTGGAGCTGGCCCGGCCTTCAGCTTCCGAGCGAGTACGGACCCCGCCACGAATGAAGCAGAGAAGTTACAGAAACCTTCCAACTGCTTGCAAGCTTCTGTTACTAGTGTGTGA